The following are encoded in a window of Primulina eburnea isolate SZY01 chromosome 4, ASM2296580v1, whole genome shotgun sequence genomic DNA:
- the LOC140831213 gene encoding uncharacterized protein isoform X1 yields the protein MSKDRVSQRNERYSIKQRHTPIKDGASFDLADFVYTDDTLTSLENDNRSLRNSDPAVSEILSSRDLISAVNYVWDRASQPLSVLLSKNNSHRTKLNQKSNIDGCSNEEEAICASTLTYDQPLLDRSTGKTDTAKFMQENLEYSERNKKIFPSYECYSFWRRLQTRSTLKHTYSTESYVPGVGRIPNLGITYRWMSEMNLAKTKNQVLARIDDHVAHDHYTVHHSNSARGSVPAHTACSTYNLKISGCDPGATEPIDISRRVVANFDSKSSTLCCGNDTVHAENIMTHIPKIFPSSSDIDSQETNSTSSFDEIKVRESVDGLHEDTSSQGVISFDADSSKFETNLSAKEKPRYSVAKQEHAFAGAMAGIVVSLCLHPMDTIKTVVQSCRADQKPLHYIGRSIISERGVTGLYRGISSNIVSSAPISAVYTFTYESVKRNLLPLLPKEYHSLAHCTAGGCASIATSFIFTPSERVKQQMQVGSHYRNSWNALIEVVKKGGLPSLYTGWGAVLCRNVPHSAIKFYTYESLKENMLPAAHSDAQANTLTTLVCGGLAGSIASLFTTPFDVVKTRLQTQVPGSMARYNGVFNTLTDIGKHEGLKGLYRGLTPRLVMYMIQGALFFASYESFKSLLSLEIRQRSTQIIPIEQRMEDDSSTLLSLLFATA from the exons ATGAGTAAAGACAGAGTATCCCAAAGAAATGAAAGATATTCAATCAAACAAAGGCATACTCCTATCAAGGACGGTGCATCTTTTGATCTTGCTGATTTTGTTTACACAGACGATACTCTCACTTCCTTAGAAAATGATAACCGGTCCCTTAGAAATTCTGATCCCGCAGTTTCCGAGATATTAAGCTCCCGTGACCTAATATCCGCTGTAAACTATGTGTGGGATCGTGCGTCGCAGCCCCTTTCAGTTCTTTTGTCTAAAAACAACTCCCATAGAACTAAGCTCAATCAGAAAAGCAACATAGACGGCTGTTCTAATGAAGAAGAAGCGATTTGTGCTTCTACTTTGACTTATGATCAACCTCTCTTAGACCGGTCAACTGGTAAAACAGATACTgcaaaatttatgcaggaaaaTTTGGAATATTCTGAAAggaacaagaagatttttcctAGTTATGAATGTTATTCTTTCTGGAGACGATTACAAACAAGATCTACTTTGAAGCACACTTATTCGACTGAGAGTTATGTTCCTGGTGTAGGAAGAATACCTAATTTGGGAATAACTTACAGATGGATGAGTGAAATGAATCTTGCTAAGACAAAGAATCAGGTCTTAGCTAGAATTGATGACCATGTGGCACATGACCATTACACAGTTCATCACTCAAATTCAGCTAGAGGCTCTGTGCCTGCTCATACAGCATGTTcaacatataacttaaaaatttctgGTTGTGATCCTGGAGCCACAGAGCCTATAGATATATCACGTCGCGTAGTTGCCAATTTTGACTCGAAGTCATCTACCCTGTGCTGTGGAAATGATACTGTGCACGCAGAAAATATAATGACACACATACCAAAGATTTTTCCCTCAAGTTCTGATATTGACTCCCAAGAAACCAATTCAACATCAAGTTTTGATGAAATTAAAGTTCGGGAATCTGTGGATGGCTTGCACGAGGATACATCAAGTCAAGGGGTAATATCTTTTGATGCGGACTCCTCCAAATTCGAAACTAACTTGTCAGCAAAGGAGAAACCTCGTTATTCAGTTGCTAAGCAAGAGCATGCCTTTGCAGGTGCAATGGCTGGGATAGTTGTCAGCCTTTGTCTACATCCCATGGACACAATCAAGACAGTTGTTCAGTCATGCCGTGCTGATCAGAAACCCCTTCACTACATAGGCAGATCTATTATTTCTGAAAGAG GTGTAACGGGGCTTTATCGTGGCATTTCCAGTAATATTGTTTCTTCAGCTCCAATTTCTGCAGTCTACACATTCACATATGAATCGGTGAAGCGAAATTTGCTTCCCCTTCTTCCCAAG GAATATCACTCTTTGGCTCATTGCACGGCAGGAGGTTGTGCAAGTATTGCTACGTCATTCATTTTTACTCCTAGTGAGCGTGTCAAACAGCAGATGCAAGTTGGTTCACACTATCGGAACAGCTG GAATGCCTTGATAGAGGTTGTTAAAAAAGGTGGGTTGCCTTCATTATATACTGGTTGGGGAGCTGTACTCTGCAGAAATGTTCCACATTCTGCCATCAAG TTTTATACTTATGAAAGCCTGAAAGAAAACATGTTACCGGCAGCCCATTCAGATGCTCAAGCTAATACATTGACGACG TTAGTTTGTGGAGGACTGGCTGGATCCATAGCCTCATTGTTTACAACTCCTTTTGACGTTGTTAAGACAAGATTGCAAACTCAG GTTCCTGGATCGATGGCTCGGTATAATGGTGTATTTAATACGCTTACGGATATAGGGAAGCATGAAGGTTTGAAAGGTCTGTACAG GGGTTTGACTCCAAGACTTGTCATGTATATGATTCAAGGAGCACTCTTTTTTGCATCGTATGAATCTTTCAAGAGTTTGCTCTCATTGGAGATTCGGCAAAGGAGCACTCAGATAATTCCGATTGAACAGAGGATGGAAGATGATTCATCAACATTACTTTCACTCCTATTCGCAACTGCATGA
- the LOC140831213 gene encoding uncharacterized protein isoform X2, which produces MSKDRVSQRNERYSIKQRHTPIKDGASFDLADFVYTDDTLTSLENDNRSLRNSDPAVSEILSSRDLISAVNYVWDRASQPLSVLLSKNNSHRTKLNQKSNIDGCSNEEEAICASTLTYDQPLLDRSTGKTDTAKFMQENLEYSERNKKIFPSYECYSFWRRLQTRSTLKHTYSTESYVPGVGRIPNLGITYRWMSEMNLAKTKNQVLARIDDHVAHDHYTVHHSNSARGSVPAHTACSTYNLKISGCDPGATEPIDISRRVVANFDSKSSTLCCGNDTVHAENIMTHIPKIFPSSSDIDSQETNSTSSFDEIKVRESVDGLHEDTSSQGVISFDADSSKFETNLSAKEKPRYSVAKQEHAFAGAMAGIVVSLCLHPMDTIKTVVQSCRADQKPLHYIGRSIISERGVTGLYRGISSNIVSSAPISAVYTFTYESVKRNLLPLLPKEYHSLAHCTAGGCASIATSFIFTPSERVKQQMQVGSHYRNSWNALIEVVKKGGLPSLYTGWGAVLCRNVPHSAIKFYTYESLKENMLPAAHSDAQANTLTTLVCGGLAGSIASLFTTPFDVVKTRLQTQVPGSMARYNGVFNTLTDIGKHEGLKGV; this is translated from the exons ATGAGTAAAGACAGAGTATCCCAAAGAAATGAAAGATATTCAATCAAACAAAGGCATACTCCTATCAAGGACGGTGCATCTTTTGATCTTGCTGATTTTGTTTACACAGACGATACTCTCACTTCCTTAGAAAATGATAACCGGTCCCTTAGAAATTCTGATCCCGCAGTTTCCGAGATATTAAGCTCCCGTGACCTAATATCCGCTGTAAACTATGTGTGGGATCGTGCGTCGCAGCCCCTTTCAGTTCTTTTGTCTAAAAACAACTCCCATAGAACTAAGCTCAATCAGAAAAGCAACATAGACGGCTGTTCTAATGAAGAAGAAGCGATTTGTGCTTCTACTTTGACTTATGATCAACCTCTCTTAGACCGGTCAACTGGTAAAACAGATACTgcaaaatttatgcaggaaaaTTTGGAATATTCTGAAAggaacaagaagatttttcctAGTTATGAATGTTATTCTTTCTGGAGACGATTACAAACAAGATCTACTTTGAAGCACACTTATTCGACTGAGAGTTATGTTCCTGGTGTAGGAAGAATACCTAATTTGGGAATAACTTACAGATGGATGAGTGAAATGAATCTTGCTAAGACAAAGAATCAGGTCTTAGCTAGAATTGATGACCATGTGGCACATGACCATTACACAGTTCATCACTCAAATTCAGCTAGAGGCTCTGTGCCTGCTCATACAGCATGTTcaacatataacttaaaaatttctgGTTGTGATCCTGGAGCCACAGAGCCTATAGATATATCACGTCGCGTAGTTGCCAATTTTGACTCGAAGTCATCTACCCTGTGCTGTGGAAATGATACTGTGCACGCAGAAAATATAATGACACACATACCAAAGATTTTTCCCTCAAGTTCTGATATTGACTCCCAAGAAACCAATTCAACATCAAGTTTTGATGAAATTAAAGTTCGGGAATCTGTGGATGGCTTGCACGAGGATACATCAAGTCAAGGGGTAATATCTTTTGATGCGGACTCCTCCAAATTCGAAACTAACTTGTCAGCAAAGGAGAAACCTCGTTATTCAGTTGCTAAGCAAGAGCATGCCTTTGCAGGTGCAATGGCTGGGATAGTTGTCAGCCTTTGTCTACATCCCATGGACACAATCAAGACAGTTGTTCAGTCATGCCGTGCTGATCAGAAACCCCTTCACTACATAGGCAGATCTATTATTTCTGAAAGAG GTGTAACGGGGCTTTATCGTGGCATTTCCAGTAATATTGTTTCTTCAGCTCCAATTTCTGCAGTCTACACATTCACATATGAATCGGTGAAGCGAAATTTGCTTCCCCTTCTTCCCAAG GAATATCACTCTTTGGCTCATTGCACGGCAGGAGGTTGTGCAAGTATTGCTACGTCATTCATTTTTACTCCTAGTGAGCGTGTCAAACAGCAGATGCAAGTTGGTTCACACTATCGGAACAGCTG GAATGCCTTGATAGAGGTTGTTAAAAAAGGTGGGTTGCCTTCATTATATACTGGTTGGGGAGCTGTACTCTGCAGAAATGTTCCACATTCTGCCATCAAG TTTTATACTTATGAAAGCCTGAAAGAAAACATGTTACCGGCAGCCCATTCAGATGCTCAAGCTAATACATTGACGACG TTAGTTTGTGGAGGACTGGCTGGATCCATAGCCTCATTGTTTACAACTCCTTTTGACGTTGTTAAGACAAGATTGCAAACTCAG GTTCCTGGATCGATGGCTCGGTATAATGGTGTATTTAATACGCTTACGGATATAGGGAAGCATGAAGGTTTGAAAG GGGTTTGA